The genomic window cctgcaagaatttatatacacacattgaaggatgtcggtgcttggattatttcaaaggttgtgctcgatcattcacacccctgctgtccaagcaaaacagagatgctcaaacagcatagggaactaagcatgtccattcgtcgtacaatagagaataacgatgaggccggtatcagaccaagcaaaacataccaatcatttgttgcggctgccgggggtcaccgcgagttaaattttatcgaaaaggacGTGAGAAATTACATTACGAGGGAAGTGCGaaatgtttccgaacaagaagatgcaaaggaattcggaaaatatttgttaagaatgaaagagaagaatcagaatttcttttttgagctccaactcgaagaggatcaatcgattaagctggctttttgggccgatgcaagaagcagagccgcctttgagtatttcggagacgtcatttcattcgacaccacctacaatacaaacaggtaacaaactgcccctgtttatgatgctaaattaatttatttttacgaATCCacagcagaggtgtatattggctgtCTCATTGGGTGTATGCGAAGCATTTGTTGGGGTGTAACTAATGATTTTGCATTCTGGAccatggtaatttgtttcaggtataatttggtctgtggttcttttgtcagggtgaatcaccacggtcagtcaacacttctcggatgctctttgatgaagaacgaagaaattgaatcattcaaatggttatttcaatgctggcttcgttgcatgggaggaaacgctccgaaagggtttctcaccgatcagtgcgcatcaatgaaaagggctttaaaggcctgtatgccaacaacaattcactgttggtgtatttggcacatcatgaaaaagattccaagcaaattaaacgggtacaagggacatgccgatatcgaacaagaaatgagccaagttgtttggaactctcacagcaaagactcattcgataggaattggaacgattttctgctgaattttggtcttgcagacaacaagtggctttcaggtaatgtctttttaaaatctgcagcagaggtgtaaattgcatgttccCTCTGGTGTATTTACAGTCtatgtttgggtgtattatgcagatctgtacgaagaccgtcacatatgggttcctatctatctggatcaccacttctgggcagggatgagaagcacacaaaggagcaagagcatgcattcattttttaacaagtatatcacccggaacagctcgcttattcagttcgtcaaacaatacgataattgcctcggaagcagggagcaagcaaagagagaatcagatgctgcagattttcatacgatcataccgtgtgcaaccaaatcctccattgaagctcagtttcaagaggCGTACACTCATGCAAAGTTTAGGAAAGTCCAagcgcaattcagaggaaaggcgaattgcatcaccagattaaagaattccgctctaggctattcagtatacgaagtcggagaacaagtttacagctcaatattcaacaagttcgtGGTTACTTATGACTCAgttgcagccgaggtaaaatgccaatgcttattattcgagtcgagagggatactgtgccgtcacgcactaagcgtgttaagcttcgaacaagtaagccaagtgtcacctagatacatactggaacgatggagcaagaaggtcaAGAgacgacacacacacatcaagagcagccacgacgagccactaatggagccaagaagcaagaggttcgaccaattggtttttcgttcgcaaaatatttgcgaatttgcctccgaatcggaggagctgactacaattctgcaccgtgcgtacaATAACATCATGGCCGAGATGGAagcattaaaagccaaaaggaatgggacatcttctttatcccacgaagacgccaacttggaatccgttaacgagcttcaaagcccgccaaggattcgaacaagaggacgtccaaaaaacagGCTAGGTTCAAAGCTGGAGAAACAGAtcgcaaatgccacaaagaagaagaagacgaaagttttaagcgaggtaaaagtaatgttctttaaatttgtggcgattgagtttatttttctcgttaatagGTTAGCTAATGTGTGAGTGTTATATTCAGATAAACCTGTTTGATGCTACATCAGCGGcgcattcaaattccagccaatatcaaggacacgttatgaattatcagttcagggtacaagcagcaggggataactctttgggtgtatagttttatagaatatgggtgtaaaagcactgttcttttgggtgtatttttgttaaTTCACAATTTACATATAGACACATATTTAGATACATATAGAACAAAAGCTGTAAAAATtcgcaggttatgggtgtatatttgatttgatgtttttcttcatattttagtacatgtaattcatacattttgaatacagcacagacagtttggatgtatattttatgcaatcttgggtgtattattagactTGCGTTGGATGTAACAGTTTATAATTTGCGTTTATATATGCCTTgatttttccttcatattttaccacttgtAATACAGCTTTTGAATACATCACAGACAGTTTACCAGCACAGATAGTTTAACTATGGGAAAAAATATACATGGAATAGAAGTTGTTGATAAATGGCAAATATTTACAtcatttgttcaatttacaaactacCCAGCAGTTGGATTACGCAGTTTCTATATCAGCAGAATTAATCTGACAAAACGGACTCAATAATACAGAGGATGGCTTCGACAGCCTTATAGCACTACTCTCTCTAATTGCCCGATCTCTCTGTTTATTCATCTCACTGAATAGTATCCGGGAAGCATACtccactctatagtggtccacctcctcctacaattaaaaagtatattctgtttaaacagcaatattaattcagtaaagtaatacagagttatatagttctaaagacagttacctgtggccaattatcccattcatacttcccctttttgatgttttcTGGCTCAATTAACTCCATCCACTTCATAACGTAGATAgcgcagtcatagctgaaaacgaagaaaataaattacaaatctcatttacgaaagtttaatgttcagagtcacaaatttataccttgtTTTTTGGCTTGATATTTTAACATATGATGCTTTAATTTTCTTCTCGTTCTCCCCTTTCTGTAGAGGTTCCCCGCCGGCATATGTTATCAATCTTGAAAATACATATCCCTTAAATagcaaaacaaatcagtaatatgCCCGAATaaatgcacaagatacacccaactgaatggacaatatacacccaacacaactaacgaaatagacctatctattaaagtaaagaagacagaggcaacttacagtgaatttattaatgtcctttctctcatcgcttggagcttttttgtgtagcgggtcaagtatatGACATTTCTGCTTTGTTGTATTTATTAGCCATAACCACCAATGCCCCGAGTGGCAAACAGGAgcaaaaatctgaaggattgccacatttcaacagtgtgttattttatttggcatataagtaaataaccgtactaacaaatttagcaaacgaaaacttacatatggatgcgaagttaatttttttctatctatgAAGGGAATGAAACTCGGGTAGGCTTCCACCCTGAATTCCTTTTTCGTTTTCGGTGATATGAATTCCCCCTTTGGGTGATCCGAAAGCGCCATACTCTGCAAGAATTGCGAAACAAGAAATGAAATACTAAACTTACACCCAATCGAACGTAAAAAATACAgccaaatcaatacataaaatacacccaaagttcgtagaagtaacacttaccacaatatcgggggggagacagtatatttgttcttgaaacctcttttcatttttctggttgaggatgaggcagatggcagatacaatctagaaatatatgccgaaatcaattttacattAATAAACATTGCAGTTGAATTTGGTAtaaaaacattaatgttattctaatattacctgaGTTTCTATATCACTTTTTGCCTGGAGGGATGCAAGGTGCATTCTCATCAAAATGTATTCACCTTGGGCAACGAGAGTGCACATCTCCTCATACTCGTTAGTATTGCCATCTGCGTCTTCCTTCAGTCTCGTCCCCCAGATGTAGCACTTTTGTTTCATATCATCCGTAATCTGCTTTGTTGTcccaggagtttcaaacttcccAAAACTTTGTCCCCCAGTCTCCCTCTGAATTTGTGGACTTTTGTTTTTTCCCTTCGCCGCACTGCTTGCTATGTTTTGGACCAAATCGTCCAATTGTTCTATCAAATTTGCAGCTTCAGGAGATTTTGCCATTTCTGTCTCCTGCGTTGACGGCCCCTcctggcttgaatcagtcaatccaaggctgaatgatggcacccctggatctgttttaggaacatgGGTTGAtgtccgtgccatcatcaacagggcagcagcgtcttctgcagctggatgactgcgtcatcatgtataagaataagaataagaataagaatatacagatgataagcaaagattgattttagtctgatgaacttacattttagttgGAGCTGGGGGAATCGTGGGTGTGGTCTCTTGAAGTTGTTTGGGGGTttcaggagtgctgcacagttacaaaaaattaatcatggcgtaaaaaaaaactaatcaggaacaatatacacccaaactgttagcaaatatacacccaaactctaaacaaatatacacccaatactatttcttacgtttcTGTAGTCCCTTCAATCTGTAGCATAGGGGTTGGTTCAAAATCTGTCTCAGTGGTTGTTTGGGATGCAGGCACAAAAACCTGAATCgggactctaaacaagaagaaaaaaaaagggttaacaacgcttttgaaaataataaggttataaggtttaaatattcttgaaaaactcacattgcaagcgcattcgacggtgtctgttccctcacaaccatcatattcgaatcagacggactcaacctaaaatacacccaaagaaagtcaaaaaatacactcgaacaattcaaaaagaagacaggctttgttttttgagaacttacatacttgcagtttttgcttttttttcctgccttttttttcttgaataaaataataaagggcttttttttttctaaaaaatatatatacagaattagaagtagaagggtaatagaagaacaaaagtaacggttatttgaaagagaaattacatgctctgtgacggctggtttacactactctgttctgtgcgtccttgagaggaaggatcatcacttcccaagttcacagccggtagtctaaacagatttcatgttattcagacaaaataagatacaggtataaaatacacccaaatgaatgcacaagatacaagcaaccgaatggacaatatacacccaacaaaacAAACGAAATATCCAAACTTAgtaaacaacatacacccaacttgatccaCAAAATACAGccaaatggttccacaaaatacacccaaatgatgataacaagattttattgaataataaagcttcttacgtttcagacgacacatagcgaccttctgtcgatcgcaTGTCAGCTTGGTTCTCCCTgcaaaacaagaaacaattattagcataCAAAACACACCAAAATATGAAATAGACAGCCCATCAAGACATACCCCTCTGCAGCAGATTTATCAACGTTTTGCCTTAGCCATTCATCTAGTTCGTCACTTGATATTTCATATGtctcactacattcataaaagaagatgttaacaaaaataattacgatgatagacggtaatatagcttacgaGGTACTGTACCCGTCAAAGTATTGATCTTCTTTAGGAGGTGAATCCTCCAcaacaacttttttcttttttggttgtgttctgggtggaaaaaaaagagtaccaatcagaaataaaaaattaattttattacagaatattatccaaagaagtgcttacttttttggtgatgtttttgtctttttctttttcttttccttctccacCGGTGATGATTATTCGCTCctataagttaataagagacacttcagttaatacacgaaatcttaataatgaagccaaaagaaaggagtaataatttcaggacattactcatcacttgattcagattcagattctgaatcagaatcgGACCTCTCttgactcttttttctttttctggagtccattctggaaggcaaacaatcattatttagaacatactaaaaaaaacacgcaaatgaatgcacaagatacacccaacGCAGCAAACGAAACACACCCAGCTTAATAAACTACATACACCCAAcgtgatcaacaaaatacacccaacttgaaAAAGCAAttacacccaagtatggtacttacttttttcACTGTTTGCTGCGGTGTTTTGTTcctgaatcctctgagtcttcttgagtctcagactcagaggtagaagtgtCACTGTCAGTAGTTTCTTTCTCCGAAGACGATGTTGAACTCGCCTTCCTTTttttttgatttcttgttttttttcttttttttcttcttttttcattttttctcttgctcttgtctccgccatcttcacaatcccctgaaacattagATATTTTAGCTAGCAGCATATTATGTTTACTTACCAACATTAGATAtttcaggtaaataaaatacaaccAACATATTATGTTTACTTACCAAAATTTCCTCTCTTTCTACAGTCATTCTTTCCACCAACTGCTCCTtagtccagttggcaatccagggctttggtggtctttcagccctcttcttgcctttgttttttgaaagatgaaagtaaattatcatcagggcgaagaggcagccatcaattgccttcttctttttctccttgtagTCTGTGATGCCCTTGATCATGAAGGTCAAAACATGCCCCCCAGTTTCTCTCCGATATGCCGTCCATCTTAAAAATTGGGGCCAAGTGCACAGGCGATATTTTGTTTATCGTCGTTGGcaaaaggaacgccatctgtatatagaggatgaatATCCTCTTGAACATCAGGCGTTCCTCTTCGTTGCCAACGCCGATTTTTCCATCATTTCATCGataagacttttgagggtcttaccctggaatcttctaaaaattattttgtcatcatcagaaagtttcttatactcaactttctcaggaaacagatctcctacaaaaaggaaaacaacaaagtatccaagtcggttcaaatacacccaatcatcaacttaaatacacccaagcatcaacttaatatacACCTATATTTTTAAGCTAGTTACCTGTtgcattgatgccaagcgcatGACCTATTGTTTTTGGTGTTATTTGGAAAGAACCATATCCTGTTTTTAGTTTGTTGTCCCCAAGTTTGAAGTTGTTTGCTAGCTCCCTTAATAGTTGGTGATCCACCCTCagtggtgggatgtgcatcaaCCCACCGAATCTGAGATCCCTCACAATCGCCTTCTTCTCCTCACTCATGTTTCTGAACTTATCACTTAGGAGATGTgtggcacacttaaggtcttttgtttgttttcttgCTGTCATTTtctctgaaatgaaaaatacacccaaagacatcagtaagatacacccatatataacagtaagatacacccataggtatgattcagatacactcattgataacagtgagatacacccatagatatgattcagataaatccatatatatcagtcaggtatcactcaaacatgcttcaatatcaaattaattgagatatcagtaagataca from Arachis ipaensis cultivar K30076 chromosome B09, Araip1.1, whole genome shotgun sequence includes these protein-coding regions:
- the LOC107617290 gene encoding uncharacterized protein LOC107617290, encoding MEPRSKRFDQLVFRSQNICEFASESEELTTILHRAYNNIMAEMEALKAKRNGTSSLSHEDANLESVNELQSPPRIRTRGRPKNRLGSKLEKQIANATKKKKTKVLSEINLFDATSAAHSNSSQYQGHVMNYQFRVQAAGDNSLGV
- the LOC110267044 gene encoding uncharacterized protein LOC110267044, whose product is MALSDHPKGEFISPKTKKEFRVEAYPSFIPFIDRKKLTSHPYIFAPVCHSGHWWLWLINTTKQKCHILDPLHKKAPSDERKDINKFTGYVFSRLITYAGGEPLQKGENEKKIKASYVKISSQKTRRRWTTIEWSMLPGYYSVR